In Bythopirellula goksoeyrii, a single window of DNA contains:
- a CDS encoding protein kinase domain-containing protein produces the protein MAELKTFVFTDICRSVDLKNEMIGRSVTERDMAFIQQILMPHRERIEAHLEEMTGRVVSTAGDGHFLVFNNTIQAAVWAADVQKSHLENPIATPSGGQVEVRISMHVGVPQVDPTAPDNFVGKSVDYASRLNDYATGGEILVSRSVMAILDDVGLEGISFHLHGRRHLKGIGHVEVHELLYDEHGPRPLRQQPASNTDRQWTVIPTMGAGQNDGGHDSAVASAVRLKKVGNYELESLLGSGGMGDVYKGRHTQFGRQRAIKVIKPQYVAAGNEEVIRRFYQEIKAVGALEHRNIVVAIDSSAPTDRQHYLVMEYIEGVSVHDLVEQQGHLSVPDACEVVRQAARGLQYIHRNEMVHRDIKPSNLMLTLVDGDGVASQPAIAEADEPVEGVVKILDLGLALLAGDAQDRLTRFDNKAMGTGMYMSPEQWKTTSVDIRADIYSLGCTLYHLLAGKPPFVDSDLRPEKAHEKSTLPPIRTNAVPRKLWEIIEKMVAKKPEDRYATPAEVAAELTPFCEGNDLPALVHGYLEPSNSSSSHRYTRIDSGAGVDTWLSRASHLYPSRRWILRRGLPFLFVVGAFAALAWTAFQARQRTIANAMQQARDTLPLAAETAANDIGEYVTKRFQILQQAASEPELIEMVQSFSEDDARSELESYPLAKWIKKHRQDNMDRSPSDSWFVNDLSGKQITRHPLIVEETKLPEDSFLENYAYRDYFHGLGKNLTEEHAESIEPIESPNLSAVYLSTTTGELKVAFSVPVWSNPAQDEKPKIIAVLSMSVELGDFEVLNKNVQKGKDIVLVDLREDYLDTSVKAGKRGLILNHPFLSIWKDKQSPPRVFPEVLEAMDASEDHFIAGYHDPLSINPKTTYWGVFEPVSYTIQDMMTDTKKTLKAGWVVLVQTPAIN, from the coding sequence ATGGCTGAACTCAAAACATTCGTCTTCACCGACATCTGCCGCAGCGTTGATCTCAAGAATGAGATGATCGGTCGGAGTGTTACCGAACGCGACATGGCGTTCATTCAGCAGATTCTCATGCCGCATCGAGAGCGAATAGAAGCTCACCTGGAAGAAATGACCGGCCGCGTCGTTTCCACTGCCGGGGACGGCCACTTCTTGGTATTCAACAACACCATTCAAGCAGCCGTCTGGGCCGCCGATGTGCAGAAAAGCCACCTTGAAAACCCCATCGCGACTCCTAGTGGCGGGCAAGTTGAGGTTCGCATCAGTATGCACGTGGGGGTGCCACAGGTTGACCCGACGGCCCCCGATAATTTTGTGGGCAAAAGTGTTGATTACGCGTCACGATTAAATGACTACGCCACCGGCGGGGAAATCCTCGTTTCGCGGAGTGTGATGGCTATTCTTGATGACGTCGGGCTTGAAGGGATTTCCTTCCACCTGCATGGCCGCCGTCACCTCAAGGGCATCGGCCACGTGGAAGTCCATGAATTACTTTACGATGAACATGGTCCGCGTCCCTTACGCCAGCAACCTGCCAGTAATACTGATCGCCAGTGGACCGTGATCCCCACAATGGGTGCTGGGCAAAATGACGGTGGACACGACTCTGCCGTGGCTTCTGCTGTACGACTCAAGAAAGTTGGAAACTACGAGCTAGAGTCTCTGCTAGGAAGTGGGGGGATGGGCGACGTCTATAAAGGACGTCACACGCAATTTGGCCGCCAACGCGCAATCAAAGTCATCAAGCCGCAATACGTTGCCGCAGGCAACGAAGAGGTCATCCGCCGATTCTATCAGGAAATCAAGGCAGTCGGCGCACTGGAGCACAGAAACATCGTCGTCGCCATCGATTCCTCTGCACCGACTGACCGACAGCACTACCTGGTTATGGAATACATCGAAGGGGTGTCGGTCCACGATCTGGTTGAACAACAAGGCCATCTCTCTGTCCCCGACGCCTGTGAAGTCGTCCGCCAGGCAGCGCGGGGGTTGCAGTACATCCATCGCAATGAAATGGTTCATCGAGACATCAAGCCCTCAAACTTGATGCTAACGCTTGTTGATGGAGATGGAGTGGCGAGTCAACCAGCGATTGCTGAAGCAGACGAACCCGTGGAGGGAGTCGTAAAGATTCTCGATCTTGGCTTGGCTCTCTTGGCGGGGGATGCCCAGGATCGCTTGACTCGGTTTGACAACAAGGCGATGGGCACAGGCATGTATATGTCCCCAGAGCAGTGGAAGACCACCAGTGTCGACATCCGTGCTGATATCTACAGCCTTGGCTGTACGCTTTATCACCTTCTCGCAGGGAAACCACCATTTGTTGATTCGGATTTGCGCCCTGAAAAAGCGCATGAGAAATCCACGTTGCCACCGATTCGCACGAACGCTGTCCCTCGCAAGCTGTGGGAGATCATCGAAAAGATGGTCGCTAAGAAGCCGGAGGACCGCTACGCAACTCCGGCTGAAGTTGCGGCAGAGCTAACGCCTTTTTGCGAAGGGAACGATTTGCCGGCATTAGTGCATGGCTATTTGGAGCCAAGCAACTCTTCTAGCTCTCATCGCTATACGCGGATTGATTCGGGGGCAGGCGTGGATACATGGCTCTCCCGGGCAAGCCATCTTTATCCGTCACGCCGGTGGATTCTGCGACGTGGGCTTCCGTTTCTTTTTGTTGTCGGTGCCTTTGCGGCGCTCGCTTGGACAGCTTTCCAGGCCCGGCAAAGGACGATAGCCAACGCGATGCAGCAAGCCCGGGACACGCTCCCTCTCGCGGCTGAGACCGCGGCCAACGACATAGGAGAATACGTCACCAAACGGTTTCAGATCTTACAACAAGCAGCCAGCGAGCCCGAGCTTATCGAAATGGTTCAGAGTTTTTCTGAAGATGATGCGAGAAGCGAATTAGAATCTTATCCGTTGGCCAAATGGATCAAGAAGCATCGCCAAGACAATATGGATCGCTCACCTTCCGATAGTTGGTTTGTAAACGATCTCTCGGGCAAGCAGATTACACGCCATCCTCTGATAGTGGAGGAGACTAAGCTGCCTGAGGATAGCTTCCTGGAAAACTATGCCTATCGAGATTACTTTCATGGACTAGGTAAAAACCTTACCGAAGAACATGCTGAATCAATCGAGCCGATTGAGTCGCCAAATCTGTCCGCTGTCTATCTCAGTACTACTACCGGCGAACTGAAAGTCGCATTTTCTGTCCCTGTCTGGAGCAATCCAGCACAAGATGAGAAACCTAAGATAATAGCTGTGCTTTCAATGTCGGTAGAGTTGGGAGATTTTGAAGTATTGAACAAGAACGTCCAAAAAGGAAAAGACATTGTGCTAGTCGATCTACGTGAAGACTATCTCGATACATCGGTGAAGGCTGGGAAACGCGGTCTAATTCTCAACCATCCTTTTCTCTCGATTTGGAAAGACAAGCAAAGTCCTCCCAGAGTCTTCCCTGAAGTTTTAGAAGCAATGGATGCAAGCGAAGACCATTTCATCGCTGGCTACCATGACCCTCTTTCCATCAATCCTAAAACGACCTACTGGGGAGTCTTCGAGCCGGTTTCCTATACGATCCAGGATATGATGACTGATACGAAGAAAACACTTAAAGCTGGATGGGTCGTGTTGGTACAGACTCCTGCGATCAACTGA
- a CDS encoding DUF4404 family protein yields the protein MKKTILLEKLEQLRAELAASSALDEGSHEQLQSLINDIERAVDAPPSEDEGILSGEVQDLVLKFETEHPQITSALNQVASALANLGI from the coding sequence ATGAAGAAGACCATTCTCCTCGAAAAGTTGGAACAACTAAGGGCTGAGCTCGCAGCGTCTTCAGCACTCGACGAAGGCTCTCACGAGCAATTGCAGTCGCTAATCAACGACATCGAACGTGCCGTCGACGCACCACCTTCGGAAGATGAAGGCATATTATCTGGCGAAGTACAGGATTTGGTTCTGAAATTCGAGACCGAGCATCCCCAAATTACTAGCGCATTGAATCAGGTAGCTTCGGCACTGGCAAATTTAGGCATTTGA
- a CDS encoding glucose-6-phosphate isomerase gives MPDITISYDPRGTYLPEHGLASDELAKLTPQLTAARNDVLADAELWADGVTPPSNKVPLDAGFHYLPERLLAEYQTGGTESEVGRIIATANRFSAVVDRVVVLGIGGSYMGARALLESCCHPYFNELPRAIRDNRPRISFEGNNVDNDALQGLFDLLPSTMSKSDVDDRWGIVVISKSGGTLETASGFRILLRRLQKALGPNQEQLADLVVPVTGTSGKLFDLATALGCRELFPVPDGVGGRFSVLSAVGLLPAAIMGLDVVQLLEGAAAMNEHFRTAPVGKNVVLDYTGICHLMEKQLGCDVRLLSTWGKQLEAFGLWYDQLLAESLGKRERGALPLTIVNTRDLHSRGQQHQEGKRDKLITNIIVDQCKTAPVSIGTSKFNQDGLDELAEKTIPDVLAAATQGTNQAYREDNRPTADLHVPAINEFVMGQLFQMFMLATVVEGRLVGTNPYGQPGVEAYKKNMNAILRGN, from the coding sequence ATGCCCGATATTACCATCTCTTACGACCCGAGGGGAACGTACTTGCCAGAGCATGGCCTGGCTTCGGACGAACTGGCCAAACTTACTCCGCAACTGACTGCGGCTCGCAACGACGTGCTTGCAGATGCTGAGCTATGGGCCGATGGTGTGACCCCACCTTCGAACAAAGTACCACTCGATGCCGGTTTCCACTATCTCCCCGAGCGACTACTGGCCGAATACCAGACGGGTGGTACTGAGAGTGAGGTTGGTCGCATCATCGCTACTGCCAATCGATTCTCGGCGGTAGTTGATCGCGTCGTCGTGTTGGGAATCGGGGGTTCCTACATGGGAGCGCGGGCCCTCTTGGAATCGTGCTGCCATCCCTACTTTAACGAACTTCCTCGAGCAATTCGTGACAATCGGCCACGCATCAGCTTTGAGGGCAATAATGTTGACAATGATGCCCTGCAAGGATTGTTTGACTTACTTCCTTCCACTATGTCGAAGAGTGACGTAGACGACCGCTGGGGCATCGTGGTCATCAGCAAAAGCGGAGGGACACTTGAAACTGCTTCTGGCTTCCGAATTCTCCTTCGACGTCTTCAAAAAGCACTCGGCCCGAATCAAGAACAACTTGCCGATCTCGTCGTGCCGGTCACCGGTACGAGTGGCAAATTGTTTGACTTGGCAACTGCATTGGGATGCCGTGAGTTGTTTCCCGTCCCCGATGGAGTCGGAGGACGGTTCTCTGTCTTGTCAGCTGTCGGTTTGTTGCCCGCCGCGATCATGGGACTCGATGTTGTGCAACTTTTGGAAGGGGCTGCCGCGATGAATGAACACTTCCGCACGGCACCGGTCGGAAAAAATGTTGTGCTTGATTACACCGGCATCTGCCACCTCATGGAAAAGCAACTGGGCTGTGATGTTCGCTTGCTCTCGACATGGGGTAAGCAACTTGAGGCGTTTGGACTTTGGTACGACCAACTACTGGCGGAAAGTCTTGGGAAACGAGAACGAGGTGCTTTGCCGCTAACCATCGTAAACACTCGTGATTTACATTCTCGAGGCCAGCAGCACCAGGAAGGCAAACGCGATAAGCTGATCACGAATATCATTGTCGACCAGTGCAAGACCGCGCCAGTGTCCATCGGCACGAGCAAGTTTAATCAAGATGGTCTTGACGAATTGGCGGAGAAGACCATTCCCGACGTTCTCGCCGCTGCCACGCAAGGGACCAATCAGGCCTACCGAGAGGATAATCGGCCGACGGCTGATCTCCATGTGCCGGCGATCAATGAATTCGTCATGGGACAACTCTTTCAGATGTTCATGTTGGCCACAGTCGTCGAAGGGAGATTAGTGGGCACCAATCCGTATGGCCAACCGGGCGTCGAAGCCTATAAGAAGAACATGAACGCCATCCTGCGGGGAAACTGA
- a CDS encoding metal-dependent hydrolase yields MSVEITWLGHSSFTLKTERETLLVDPFLDESPTAPIKASAIETDYILQTHGHFDHILDTVAIAQRTHARVLGNFEICEWLKQQGVAEDQLTAMNLGGGVNLPFGRAQMTVAHHSSGLPDGSYGGSAAGFLLDLVDLRIYISGDTALFSDMKLIGLRGIDLAILPIGDLFTLGPEDAIEAIKLLDCRRVIPCHYNTWPPIEQDVTSWAERVRTHTTCEPLLLAPGTSITL; encoded by the coding sequence GTGTCAGTTGAAATAACGTGGTTAGGACATTCATCGTTTACGCTGAAAACTGAGCGCGAGACTTTGTTGGTAGATCCATTTCTGGATGAGTCGCCGACGGCACCGATCAAAGCTTCCGCTATCGAGACAGACTACATACTGCAAACGCATGGCCACTTTGACCACATTTTGGATACAGTGGCAATTGCCCAACGGACTCATGCACGTGTGCTGGGGAACTTTGAGATCTGTGAGTGGCTCAAGCAACAGGGTGTCGCCGAGGACCAACTTACGGCGATGAACTTAGGAGGAGGGGTCAATCTCCCCTTTGGTCGGGCACAGATGACCGTCGCGCATCACAGCTCGGGGCTCCCAGACGGGAGCTATGGCGGAAGTGCGGCAGGATTCCTACTCGATCTGGTAGATCTGCGTATTTATATCTCAGGAGACACAGCACTTTTTTCAGACATGAAACTTATAGGGTTGCGAGGAATCGATTTGGCGATCTTGCCCATAGGCGACTTATTCACTTTGGGACCTGAAGACGCAATCGAGGCGATCAAGCTGCTCGACTGTAGACGAGTCATTCCTTGCCACTACAATACCTGGCCTCCCATTGAGCAAGACGTGACAAGCTGGGCCGAGCGTGTTCGCACTCATACGACTTGTGAGCCGCTCCTACTTGCTCCTGGAACATCAATAACACTTTGA
- a CDS encoding Rieske (2Fe-2S) protein, translating to MSEYVTVAKVGAIPAGQGGTFAIGDKLVAVFNRDGSYYAIDDLCPHMGASLGAGQLDEEGAVTCPWHAWRFDICDGTWRDNPRLKIPSYPVRVKGEEIQVQLIDQNSQSAEQ from the coding sequence ATGTCGGAATATGTCACGGTGGCAAAAGTTGGAGCGATCCCCGCAGGGCAGGGGGGGACCTTTGCAATCGGTGACAAGCTCGTGGCCGTGTTTAATCGAGACGGCTCTTACTACGCTATCGATGATCTCTGTCCCCACATGGGGGCTTCATTGGGAGCTGGTCAATTGGACGAGGAAGGGGCCGTCACTTGCCCTTGGCATGCTTGGCGATTCGACATCTGCGACGGCACTTGGCGAGACAATCCTCGCTTGAAGATTCCTTCTTATCCCGTTCGTGTCAAAGGGGAAGAAATCCAGGTGCAACTTATCGACCAGAACTCACAATCTGCTGAACAGTAG
- a CDS encoding MazG nucleotide pyrophosphohydrolase domain-containing protein, which produces MPTTDPAISLRDFQQLIRQMYLEKDVARGIDGTFMWLMEEVGELAAALREGTPDEQAAEFADVLAWLTTIANVAGVDLSAAVAEKYGEGCPGCGLLVCTCDDAEKP; this is translated from the coding sequence ATGCCAACAACTGATCCTGCCATTTCGCTTCGAGATTTCCAGCAACTCATTCGACAGATGTACCTAGAAAAGGACGTGGCGCGTGGTATCGACGGGACCTTTATGTGGTTGATGGAAGAAGTTGGTGAGCTGGCAGCGGCCCTACGCGAAGGGACCCCTGACGAACAGGCTGCAGAATTCGCAGATGTTCTCGCTTGGCTGACTACGATTGCCAACGTGGCCGGTGTTGATCTCTCAGCAGCGGTCGCTGAAAAGTATGGTGAGGGGTGTCCGGGTTGTGGTTTGTTGGTTTGTACCTGTGACGACGCGGAGAAGCCGTGA
- a CDS encoding ABC transporter ATP-binding protein — protein sequence MIEVHDLTKKYGDLFAINKIELKLERGDVFGFIGPNGAGKTTTMRILATLLNPTWGEAYVGGYSIYTKPKEIRRIIGYMPDFFGVYDNMQVIEYLEFFAAAYRIKGPERRKICNEVLDLVDLGYKRNELVTSLSRGMTQRLGLARVLLHDPQVLLLDEPASGLDPRARIEIRGLLKELRNMGKTIMVSSHILPELADICNKIGIIERGELIVNADVADVMKQVRQQSVLKIDVSDDREAAAKLLEQHEMVEKVEVGKQGLRVTLIPGDHDYSQLARLLLDNGLSLTQLGEEEINLETAFMTLTKGITS from the coding sequence GTGATAGAAGTCCACGACCTAACTAAGAAATACGGTGACCTGTTCGCCATCAACAAGATCGAGCTCAAGCTCGAACGTGGGGATGTGTTCGGATTCATCGGCCCCAATGGAGCTGGCAAAACAACGACCATGCGGATCCTGGCCACGTTGCTCAACCCTACCTGGGGCGAGGCCTACGTGGGTGGCTATTCGATTTACACGAAGCCCAAAGAAATTCGCCGCATCATTGGCTACATGCCTGATTTCTTCGGCGTGTATGACAATATGCAAGTGATCGAGTATCTGGAGTTTTTCGCTGCGGCATATCGTATTAAGGGACCCGAGAGACGCAAGATTTGCAACGAAGTCCTCGATCTGGTCGATCTTGGCTACAAACGCAATGAATTAGTGACCAGCCTTTCGCGTGGCATGACCCAGCGGCTTGGCCTCGCGAGGGTGTTGTTGCATGATCCTCAGGTCCTCTTGCTTGACGAACCCGCTAGTGGTCTAGATCCCCGCGCACGTATTGAGATCCGCGGCCTGCTCAAGGAATTACGCAACATGGGCAAGACGATTATGGTATCCAGCCATATCTTGCCGGAGTTGGCCGACATCTGCAACAAGATCGGCATCATCGAGCGGGGAGAATTGATCGTCAATGCCGACGTCGCTGATGTAATGAAACAGGTCCGACAGCAGTCGGTACTCAAGATCGACGTCTCGGATGATCGAGAGGCAGCCGCCAAACTGCTCGAACAGCATGAAATGGTCGAGAAGGTTGAAGTAGGCAAGCAGGGACTGCGGGTCACGCTTATCCCTGGTGACCACGACTACAGTCAGCTCGCTCGATTGCTGCTTGACAACGGCTTATCGCTCACCCAGCTCGGCGAGGAAGAAATCAACCTGGAAACGGCCTTCATGACACTGACCAAGGGAATTACTTCCTGA
- a CDS encoding lactonase family protein, with translation MSVLCACLMLFLVGQIANADNATVWVGMGAPQQGEKEGIYRTILDEETGVLEPPQLVAEIGEPEFLTLRSDGRRLYAACRLPNGDGGVAAFEIGSDGKSLQLMNTQPLGGGRACHVAIDPTTRCLYSAQYGDGTVAVFPLAEDGSIEARSALVEHKGSGPDASRQETPHPHSVNPSPNDSFLLVPDLGTDRVEIYRTDPATGTLESYGHGNSPPGGGPRHMTFSSNSEFAYVVNEMGLSVTVFKYDSKAGSLEPIQTIPTIPEDLRTPGNNCSEIRMHPSGQFLYTGNRVHDSITAFRVDPQSGRLTFIEVEAAHGKHPRNFNVDPSGKWLLVAGRDSNSISVFKIDQDSGELDYTGQSVSSPAPICIVFQP, from the coding sequence ATGTCTGTCTTGTGCGCTTGCCTGATGCTTTTTCTCGTCGGCCAGATAGCGAATGCGGATAATGCCACTGTTTGGGTTGGCATGGGGGCGCCACAGCAGGGGGAAAAGGAAGGCATCTATCGTACGATCCTTGACGAAGAAACAGGAGTACTGGAGCCTCCTCAGTTAGTTGCCGAAATCGGTGAACCAGAATTTCTCACTCTGCGCAGCGATGGCAGGCGATTGTACGCGGCGTGTCGACTGCCCAACGGTGATGGAGGTGTGGCGGCTTTTGAAATTGGTTCCGATGGCAAATCGCTCCAGCTTATGAATACACAGCCTCTTGGCGGAGGCAGAGCGTGCCATGTCGCTATTGATCCTACTACTCGCTGCCTGTATAGCGCACAATATGGCGACGGAACCGTCGCCGTCTTCCCCTTGGCCGAGGATGGGAGTATTGAGGCTCGATCTGCACTCGTTGAACACAAAGGTTCAGGACCTGACGCTTCACGCCAAGAAACTCCGCACCCTCATTCTGTGAATCCGTCTCCCAACGATAGCTTCCTATTGGTCCCGGACTTGGGCACAGACAGAGTCGAGATCTATCGAACTGACCCAGCGACCGGGACCCTCGAGTCATATGGCCATGGCAATTCGCCTCCAGGAGGCGGTCCCCGTCATATGACCTTTTCATCTAACAGCGAATTTGCCTACGTCGTCAATGAGATGGGGCTCTCTGTTACGGTTTTTAAATACGATTCTAAAGCCGGCTCATTGGAACCCATACAAACGATTCCCACGATACCTGAAGACCTCCGAACCCCGGGGAACAATTGTTCTGAAATCCGTATGCATCCAAGTGGCCAGTTTCTCTATACAGGCAATCGTGTCCATGATTCGATTACTGCATTCAGAGTCGACCCTCAATCGGGGAGGCTGACGTTCATCGAAGTCGAAGCGGCCCACGGCAAGCATCCCAGGAATTTCAACGTCGACCCTAGTGGCAAGTGGTTACTCGTCGCTGGTCGAGACTCCAACTCAATTTCAGTTTTCAAGATTGACCAAGATTCAGGAGAGTTGGACTATACCGGTCAATCCGTGAGCTCACCTGCTCCGATTTGCATCGTGTTCCAACCATAA
- a CDS encoding TspO/MBR family protein, with amino-acid sequence MNDRMRWIGLVLFIVLCLSAGGLGATATTPEIDGWYQTLNKPTWNPPSWIFGPVWTTLYLMMAIAAWLVWQERGIRAATLPLFLFGVQLLLNLAWSWIFFRYHQIGWAFVDIALLWLAIVATTTIFFRHSHLAGWLLIPYLLWVSFAAVLNFSIWRLNLG; translated from the coding sequence ATGAATGACCGAATGCGTTGGATCGGCCTGGTCCTATTCATAGTGCTCTGTCTTTCTGCAGGTGGACTGGGGGCGACTGCCACGACTCCTGAAATCGATGGCTGGTATCAGACTCTAAACAAGCCTACATGGAATCCGCCATCCTGGATTTTTGGTCCCGTATGGACAACGCTTTATCTAATGATGGCAATTGCTGCATGGCTTGTGTGGCAGGAGAGAGGAATACGTGCTGCAACTTTGCCACTTTTCCTCTTCGGCGTTCAACTACTATTGAATCTTGCCTGGTCGTGGATCTTTTTTCGGTACCATCAGATTGGTTGGGCCTTTGTTGATATTGCACTACTGTGGTTGGCGATTGTTGCGACCACTACGATATTCTTTCGCCATTCACATTTGGCAGGTTGGCTTTTGATTCCCTATCTCTTATGGGTTAGTTTCGCCGCAGTTCTCAACTTTTCTATTTGGAGGCTAAACTTGGGATGA
- a CDS encoding DUF4864 domain-containing protein — protein sequence MVCFFVFGFLATLAIQFLVSLLLNSLQDRELDSPELLGEVVNKKLIEPASHLSPEEVVSIQLDGLGSTNQTVGIRQCFAFASPSNKSITGPLTRFASMVHRPPYDALLKPQELLVGKPEIHDDHASVTVTMLDSRGKLQAFLFLLGRQKEGEYSGCWMTEGVFPLQPLAPPESASPPTVWSPRKPMNRTGVSNDVWCPNVA from the coding sequence GTGGTTTGCTTTTTCGTTTTCGGATTTCTGGCAACTCTCGCAATTCAGTTCTTGGTCTCTCTCCTGTTGAATAGTCTACAAGATCGCGAGCTTGACTCTCCAGAATTGCTGGGAGAAGTTGTCAACAAGAAACTCATTGAACCCGCATCTCACCTCAGCCCCGAAGAAGTCGTTAGCATTCAACTGGATGGATTGGGATCCACCAATCAAACTGTCGGGATTCGTCAATGCTTTGCCTTTGCTTCCCCTTCTAACAAATCTATAACGGGACCACTTACACGATTTGCCAGTATGGTCCATAGGCCTCCCTATGATGCACTCCTGAAACCACAAGAGTTGCTAGTCGGGAAGCCCGAAATTCACGATGATCATGCATCTGTCACAGTGACCATGCTCGATTCTCGGGGTAAACTACAGGCTTTCTTATTCCTGCTCGGCAGACAAAAAGAAGGGGAATACTCTGGATGCTGGATGACGGAAGGCGTTTTTCCATTGCAGCCGTTGGCTCCCCCAGAATCGGCGAGTCCCCCAACGGTTTGGTCCCCTCGGAAACCAATGAATAGAACTGGGGTATCCAACGATGTTTGGTGCCCAAACGTTGCCTGA
- a CDS encoding RNA polymerase sigma factor: MFGAQTLPEHVKRFMSAFHPESGLPLAPEEVVTPAGGDLGVRWMFALKKQDESAFQNLLRQFGGKAFAVCLRILCDQQAAEDVLSEVFWEIWQNPERYDSSRSSPQTYILLIARSRAIDRLRTLGRKGSLVVDNLAPYLESNSVDPIGSPEDKISTKEEAQLVRTALGRLNVTEREVLELSFFEGLSHQQIADRLQSPLGTVKSRIRQGLSHLRAKLSSTFPERNQE; this comes from the coding sequence ATGTTTGGTGCCCAAACGTTGCCTGAACACGTAAAGCGATTTATGAGTGCGTTTCACCCCGAATCTGGTCTACCACTGGCTCCCGAGGAGGTTGTTACTCCTGCGGGGGGGGATTTGGGTGTGCGCTGGATGTTTGCACTTAAAAAGCAAGACGAGAGTGCTTTTCAAAATCTCCTGCGACAATTTGGTGGTAAGGCATTCGCCGTCTGCTTGCGAATTCTGTGCGACCAGCAAGCAGCTGAGGACGTGCTATCCGAAGTTTTTTGGGAAATTTGGCAGAATCCTGAGCGATATGACTCATCGAGAAGCTCACCTCAGACGTATATCCTTTTGATAGCGCGCAGCCGTGCTATAGACCGACTGCGAACTCTGGGAAGAAAGGGGAGTCTAGTCGTCGACAATCTGGCACCTTATTTGGAGAGCAATTCAGTCGATCCGATTGGGTCTCCAGAAGACAAAATAAGCACAAAAGAGGAAGCTCAATTGGTCCGAACGGCCCTGGGCCGATTGAATGTCACGGAGAGGGAAGTATTGGAACTTTCATTCTTCGAGGGGCTTAGCCATCAGCAAATTGCTGACCGCCTGCAGTCCCCCTTGGGAACCGTAAAGAGTCGAATTCGACAAGGTTTGAGTCACCTCAGAGCAAAACTATCCTCAACTTTCCCGGAGCGAAATCAAGAATGA
- a CDS encoding anti-sigma factor, translated as MNCEDRKDLLLEYALGQLNPSAEAEMRNHLDGGCKVCSRELAEISAAWASLGVSLDSVDVPLSVEKRIMSKILSDANQSSTVSIKETVVLPERSNEQTLQRSIMPYVLAASLLGAVTAALCWKLLPEGIDVASSPKQETWGDAALEPNSPGFHTVGLKPLASKEGITLSIVRNEAVKQWHVLAAGLPATDPKSVVQLWAELKSGDFVRLASLPVSEHRTASAVIDLTEGSSEYSGLWLTVEDTDSEAHPGDNVLFRGIIE; from the coding sequence ATGAATTGCGAAGATCGAAAAGATCTACTCTTGGAGTATGCTCTGGGGCAACTCAACCCCTCGGCCGAAGCTGAGATGCGCAATCACCTAGACGGGGGATGTAAAGTGTGTTCTCGGGAGCTCGCTGAGATCTCTGCAGCCTGGGCAAGTTTGGGAGTGAGCCTTGATTCTGTCGATGTTCCACTCTCGGTCGAAAAGAGGATCATGTCCAAAATTCTCTCCGATGCGAACCAGTCATCAACTGTCTCTATAAAAGAGACCGTAGTCCTTCCAGAACGAAGCAATGAACAGACGCTTCAGCGTAGTATTATGCCCTATGTCTTGGCTGCTTCGCTATTGGGTGCTGTCACTGCTGCCCTATGCTGGAAACTCCTACCTGAGGGAATTGATGTAGCAAGTTCACCCAAGCAAGAAACTTGGGGAGACGCAGCACTAGAACCAAATTCTCCTGGGTTTCATACGGTGGGACTCAAGCCTTTGGCTAGCAAGGAAGGAATTACTCTTTCGATTGTCCGCAATGAGGCGGTGAAGCAGTGGCATGTACTTGCCGCTGGCCTCCCGGCTACCGATCCCAAGTCAGTCGTGCAATTGTGGGCAGAATTGAAATCTGGTGACTTTGTTCGGTTGGCAAGTCTCCCAGTCAGTGAACATCGAACTGCTAGTGCCGTGATCGACCTGACCGAAGGGTCATCGGAATACTCAGGGCTTTGGCTCACAGTAGAAGACACTGATTCGGAGGCTCATCCAGGAGACAATGTGCTTTTCCGAGGCATTATCGAATGA